AAGATCATCGTGCACCTGTTGTGATTTCAGAGATCTGGTACAAAGTGGGTGCTAGTTATGAGCCTAATGGAATAACAGGCATCTCACACGCCTTAGAACACATGATGTTTCGTGGAACACAAGAATACGGCCCTGGTGTGCTTGAACACATGGTTGCGGCCAATGGTGGCCAACAAAATGCGTTTACGGATAGTGATTTTACGGCGTACTATCAAGAATTTTCCGCTGACAAATTACCTATTAGTTTCAAATTAGAAGCCGATAGAATGCGAAATTTATTACTACGTGAACAAGATTTTGAAAAGGAAATTCAAGTCGTGATGGAAGAACGACGCATGAGAACGGATGATAGTCCACAAGAAACCTTAATAGAACGGCTCAATGCCGCTGCTTTCGTTGCCAGCCCTTACCACCATCCTGTCATAGGATGGAAAAGTGATCTAAAAAATATGACGGCTACCGATCTACGGCAGTGGTATCAAGCATGGTACGCGCCTAATAATGCCATCGTTGTGGTAGTCGGCGATGTGAAACCCGATGCAGTTTACCAATTAGCTGAAAAATATTTTGGCCCTATAAAATCATCGCCACTACCCCCATTAAAACCAATCGATGATATTACGCCATTAGGGCAACAACATCTGGACATTCATGTTCCCGCACAATTACCTTGGCTAGTGATGGCTTATCCTGTACCTGTGATTAAAACGAATCTTAATAGCGCCGATCCTTATGCGTTGGATCTCATTACTGCCCTATTATCCATGGGAAACAGTTCCCGCTTTACTAAAAACTTAGTACGTGGAAGACAAATCGCTGCCGATGCGGATGCTTCGTATAATCCGTTTAGCCGTTTAAATAGTTTATTTTTAATAGATGCAACGCCCGCAGCGGGACATACCCTCGCTGAATTGCAGACAAACTTACTCGATGAAATCAAACAATTACAAACCTATACCGTGAGCAGCGAAGAGCTAACGCGCGCCAAAGAGCAAATAGCCGCAAACAAAATCTACCAAGCCGATTCCATTTCGCAACAAGCTTATGAGCTCGGCAGTTTAGCGGCGGTCAATTTACCTTGGCAATTAGCCGAAGATTATCTCAAACACATTAATGCCATAACACCTCGTCAGATACAAAGTGTTGCAAAAGAATATCTACAATCTAAGCATTTAACCATCGCCTATTTACATCCTTTACCTTTACATTCCACTAATCCTATTAGCCCAAGGTCTTCGCATGTACGCTAAACGTTTTTTTGCCGCCATTTTTTTGTTGTTAGCATTTGCTTTTATAACAGCAAATGCTACGGCTTCCACCTCAGTACTTCCTATTGAGCATTGGACAAGCAAAAGTGGTGTTCCTGTTTATTTTGTTGCCAAGACACAGGTACCTATCGTCGACATTGCTGTGATATTCCACGCAGGATCGGCTTACGATAGTACTTTGCCTGGTATTGCTCAGCTCACGACTCAAATGCTGGATCAAGGCACGCATAATTTCGATGCTAATGAAATCGCCAATCGTTTTGAATCGGCTGGTGCACATTATAATGCGGGAATTAATCAAGACATGGCGATAGTGCAGCTTCGCTCATTGAGTGACCCCCAATTTTTTAATGTCGCTTTCAGTACGTTTGCAGAATTAATTAGCCAAGCTAATTTTCCAGAAGATGCCTTACATCGAGAAAAAAAACAAATCCGAATTACCTTACAACAAGAAAAACAAACCCCCACCGCCATCGCAATAAAAGCATTTTATAAAGACCTATATGCTGAACATCCCTACGCCTCACCCTTATTGGGAACGGCACAAAGCATTGATCAAATTACACACGCGGAACTCATCAATTTTTATCAACGTTATTATGTTGCTCAAAACGCGATGATAGCGATTGTTGGAAATATTACAAAAGAAAAAGCTATTAACCTGGCTGATCAACTCTCATCAGCCCTGCCACGAGGCAGAAAAGTAATACCCTTAGCTAAACCTAACTCTCAATTAAGCAATCAACATTACAAAATTCATTACCCCTCTCAACAATCAACCATCCTCTTAGGACAACTCGGCATCACATTGAAAGATCCGGATTATTTTCCATTGTTAATAGGTAATCAAATTTTAGGTGGTGGCATATTGACCTCACAACTTTTTACAGAAGTAAGAAACAAACGAGGACTTTGTTACGGAATAAGCAGCAGCTTTAATACACTACAAGCAGGCGGTCCCTTTCTCATCGGGTTACAAACCCGTAAAAGCCAAGCATCTACTGCGCTTACCGTGACACAAGCCACTTTAAAAAACTTTATTGAAAAAGGACCGAGTGAACAAGAATTAGTTGCCGCTAAACAAGCATTAATTGGCAGCTTCCCACTCAGCATTGCAAATAATGCCGCTATTTTAGCTAAATTAGAAAAAATAGGCTTCTATGAACTACCTTTAAATTACTTGGATGATTATCGAGAGAAAATTAACAATGTCAGCGTTAAACAAGTACGTGATGCTTTTCAAAAACATATCAATCCAGGAAAATTACTAGTCGTTATGCTGGGTGAAGATTAAGATTAAAAGGATTATAGCCCTATTTTTAAGCTAGCGTGGCTAAAACGATGGTTCGAATGAATTTTCCTTTCATGGGATGTTGCATAAAGCCAAAGATATGTTCTACCCGTTTACGCACTTTCGAACGCCGGCTATTTTCTCGTCCAATGGCAGAGTGCGAAGGAAATTTTTTGATTCGATTAATCATATGGCTTTAATAGGCCATGTCTTTTGTTCTGAACAATAGGCACCATCAGTCCATACCGCTCGAGTGGGTCTCCTTGAGACGATAATTCTGCATAATGATTCGATAAATCAAAGAAGTTCATTTGATATTTCATCTCTAGACCTTTTCTTTTTTTATTCCATCAGTATACGTCTTTTAACTCAATTAATAGAGTTGCCCCTAAGGAACACTTAAGCTAATTCGTTCATAATAAAAGGAAGTCCTTCAGCTTAAAATTTTAGACTCGAAACTCCTGTTTTAGTCTGTGCAGAATATAATTTTTTGAACATTAATTAAAAGAAGAACAAGATATGGATACACCGATAATTTATGTGTCAATTGACTCTAATGTATTTATAAAAGATGTAGTAGAGTTTAAATCGACTATTCCAAAATATTTAAATTCTCCTCTAGAGCAAAACTTGGGTTTCTAAAAAATAGAATAGAGCAAATTTATAATACAATAAAATGCACTTATGGAGAAAATGCCCACTTAATTGTAATTATGAGAGAGGCTTTGATTGGCCCGTCAACTAATGACGTTAGGGTATCTAAAAATATTTTAATGGAAAATCAAGAAAAGTCTGTTGTATACTATATGAAAAATTTAACCATAGGGAAAAATTTAACAATTATTCCAGGAACTCTAGTTTCTTACCAAAAAAACTTTAGCAATCAAACTTCGGTTTTTAACCGAGCTTATGTAATACATGAAGGGGAAGTCTTAGGTTTTCAAGGTAAGCAAAATTTTCATGCAACAGACCTTGAAGGCGTCAATGCCGTTAAATCGGCAGACGATAGCCTTAATTCAACTTTGTTATCTGAGGATCTTCAAGGAAATAAAGCTACCTCGGCTTCGCCGGAATTCTTCAAACTCCCAGCAGCAGTATCGTTACTAACAACGCCACAAATAGAGCCTTCTGCTAACAGTGCAAGGTTGAATAGCGGCACGCGTTGACGAGCAAATCAGTATCCGCTGTAAAGAAGCGATGTGGTAAGAAGGCAGGGACAAAGTGAGTCGGGGTTATGTTCACGAGAAGTTTCAGACAGCATATCCTCAGAATTATTCGTGAAGATTATAATCGACTCACTCTGAATTAATCCCTCTACAAAATTGTTTTTATTCTTGCAATTTTGTCACCGAATGACTTAACTTATACAGTCCTAAGATTAATAATGTTTTAAGAAAGGCTAGGTTCAAGTATTTGTTTTTTTAACTTAGTAAATACTTTCTCTGCTGCATTTAACGTAAAAGAAAGTTCTTCCTCACTATGCGCACTCGAAACAAATCCGGATTCAAAAGGTGAGGGGGCGAAATAAATGCCTTCTGCTAACATTTCATGAAAAAACTGTTTAAATAATAAGGGGTTGCATCGTGCAACTTGTTCATACTGATAAATTTCATTTTCCTCGGTAAAGAAAAGTCCAAATAAACCACCCACGTGATGCCCCTGCAAAGGAATTCCTATTTCTTTAGCGATACGTAATAAACCTTCTACAAGCCTGCGCGTCATCGCACTTAAGTCGCTGTAGAAATCGGGTACGCTCAGCCTTTCTAAAGTGGCTAATCCGGCGGCTACTGAAATAGGATTACCGGACAACGTCCCTGCTTGATAAACAGATCCGTCGGGTGCAAGACAATCCATAATGTCGCTTCGCCCACCCAATGCACCAATAGGTAAACCCCCACCAATAATTTTACCTAAGGTGGTTAAATCAGGTTTTACCGCGTAAAGCGCTTGTGCTCCACCTTGGGCGACTCTAAAGCCGGTGATTACTTCATCAAAAATTAATAAACTTCCATAGTAATTACATAACTCACGTAACCCTTCTAAAAAACCTGAAAGAGGTAATAGGCACCCCATATTGCCTGCTATAGGTTCTACAATAACCGCCGCAATTTCTTTACCATGATGTAAAAATATTTGGTTAACTTGTTCAAGATTATTGAAATCAACACTTAAGGTTTGTTCTACTACTTCTTCAGGAATACCCGCTGAATCCGG
This is a stretch of genomic DNA from Candidatus Rickettsiella viridis. It encodes these proteins:
- a CDS encoding M16 family metallopeptidase, translating into MHLKKILIYLSLLLFPCLSHAQDVHEYHLKNGLRLLVKEDHRAPVVISEIWYKVGASYEPNGITGISHALEHMMFRGTQEYGPGVLEHMVAANGGQQNAFTDSDFTAYYQEFSADKLPISFKLEADRMRNLLLREQDFEKEIQVVMEERRMRTDDSPQETLIERLNAAAFVASPYHHPVIGWKSDLKNMTATDLRQWYQAWYAPNNAIVVVVGDVKPDAVYQLAEKYFGPIKSSPLPPLKPIDDITPLGQQHLDIHVPAQLPWLVMAYPVPVIKTNLNSADPYALDLITALLSMGNSSRFTKNLVRGRQIAADADASYNPFSRLNSLFLIDATPAAGHTLAELQTNLLDEIKQLQTYTVSSEELTRAKEQIAANKIYQADSISQQAYELGSLAAVNLPWQLAEDYLKHINAITPRQIQSVAKEYLQSKHLTIAYLHPLPLHSTNPISPRSSHVR
- a CDS encoding M16 family metallopeptidase; translation: MYAKRFFAAIFLLLAFAFITANATASTSVLPIEHWTSKSGVPVYFVAKTQVPIVDIAVIFHAGSAYDSTLPGIAQLTTQMLDQGTHNFDANEIANRFESAGAHYNAGINQDMAIVQLRSLSDPQFFNVAFSTFAELISQANFPEDALHREKKQIRITLQQEKQTPTAIAIKAFYKDLYAEHPYASPLLGTAQSIDQITHAELINFYQRYYVAQNAMIAIVGNITKEKAINLADQLSSALPRGRKVIPLAKPNSQLSNQHYKIHYPSQQSTILLGQLGITLKDPDYFPLLIGNQILGGGILTSQLFTEVRNKRGLCYGISSSFNTLQAGGPFLIGLQTRKSQASTALTVTQATLKNFIEKGPSEQELVAAKQALIGSFPLSIANNAAILAKLEKIGFYELPLNYLDDYREKINNVSVKQVRDAFQKHINPGKLLVVMLGED
- the hemL gene encoding glutamate-1-semialdehyde 2,1-aminomutase, with translation MSSSQELFLRAKQFMPGGVNSPVRSFKAVGGTPLFFSHANQAYLFDVQGKSYIDYVGSWGALILGHAPENVVKAVQEAAAKGLSFGASIAAEADLAEKIRTLMPNLKKVRLMNSGTEATMTAVRLARGFTGRKKILKFNGCYHGHVDALLVKAGSGLASFSIPDSAGIPEEVVEQTLSVDFNNLEQVNQIFLHHGKEIAAVIVEPIAGNMGCLLPLSGFLEGLRELCNYYGSLLIFDEVITGFRVAQGGAQALYAVKPDLTTLGKIIGGGLPIGALGGRSDIMDCLAPDGSVYQAGTLSGNPISVAAGLATLERLSVPDFYSDLSAMTRRLVEGLLRIAKEIGIPLQGHHVGGLFGLFFTEENEIYQYEQVARCNPLLFKQFFHEMLAEGIYFAPSPFESGFVSSAHSEEELSFTLNAAEKVFTKLKKQILEPSLS